A genomic stretch from Psilocybe cubensis strain MGC-MH-2018 chromosome 1, whole genome shotgun sequence includes:
- a CDS encoding putative secreted protein (putative secreted protein ARB_08043), translated as MFRSLTSLAVLTLASTASLTHALSGSTLASEALNRRATVCNGHAELCNRSFGNVTFVGAHDSYAIGVNNLAANQDQPITQQLNDGIRMLQMQAHNESGVIRLCHTSCSLYDGGTLQDYLTTVKQWMDSNPNEVLSLLIVNIDNLPASSYAPVFQAVGLDKLSYAPPSLTLPASQWPTLGSLIDSGKRLLTFLDNAADFNSVPYLLDEFTNIWETAFNVVDPNFDCNVNRTKGDPTSQMFLINHFLDKMLLGQPVPDIDNANRTNSASGFGSLGAHVDTCVADHGRPPNFLLVDFYEYGGGSVFQVAADINGVPYNPATPVATPATSNGPSNSGSSGTTGVTSKPLSGGTTLHHFSIYNYLLTGLALLIASTFGPFLLS; from the exons ATGTTCCGGTCTCTGACATCTCTCGCTGTGCTTACGCTTGCTTCTACTGCATCATTAACTCATGCTCTGTCTGGATCGACGCTGGCGTCGGAAGCTCTCAATCGTCGTGCAACTGTATGCAATGGACATGCAGAACTCTGCAACCGTAGTTTTGGAAATGTCACTTTCGTGGGTGCTCATGATTCCTATGCAATTGGCGTCAACAATC TCGCTGCCAACCAAGACCAACCCA TCACGCAACAGCTGAACGATGGCATTCGAATGCTTCAGATGCAAGCCCATAACGAGAGTGGAGTGATTAGGCTGTGCCATACTTCCTGC TCCCTCTATGATGGTGGCACGTTGCAGGATTATTTGACGACAG TTAAACAATGGATGGATTCGAACCCTAATGAAG TCCTCTCATTATTGATCGTCAATATCGATAATCTACCTGCTTCAAGCTATGCCCCTGTTTTCCAGGCCGTAGGGCTTGATAAACTTTCCTATGCGCCCCCTTCCCTGACCTTGCCAGCGTCTCAATGGCCTACGCTAGGCTCTCTGATAGACTCTGGAAAACGACTTTTGACATTCCTGGATAATGCTGCAGATTTCAACTCTGTTCCGTATCTTCTTGATG AATTCACCAATATCTGGGAAACTGCCTTCAATGTGGTCGACCCAAATTTCGACTGTAATGTCAACAGAACTAAAGGCGATCCTACCTCTCAGATGTTTCTCATTAACCACTTCTTGGATAAAATGCTCCTCGGGCAACCTGTCCCAGACATTGATAATGCGAATCGGACGAATTCAGCATCTGGTTTCGGTTCGCTCGGCGCGCATGTTGATACTTGTGTTGCCGATCACGGTCGTCCACCCAACTTTTTGTTGGTTGAT TTTTATGAATATGGCGGTGGTTCTGTGTTCCAAGTGGCAGCCGACATCAACGGTGTTCCGTATAATCCTGCTACTCCAGTTGCCACCCCTGCAACCTCCAATGGGCCATCCAACTCGGGAAGCAGCGGAACCACAGGTGTTACTTCAAAACCTCTAAGCGGGGGAACCACTTTGCACCATTTCAGCATCTACAATTATCTACTCACAGGGCTTGCGCTGCTCATTGCATCGACATTTGGACCATTTTTACTATCATAA
- a CDS encoding U3 small nucleolar RNA-associated protein 11: MTSSLRNSIHRRNHKERSQLAHRAKLGLLEKHADYVKRARDYHSKQVRLLRLRQKAAERNKDEFYFSMLKEKTKGGVHHKDRGNVALPTDIVKVLKSQDENYVRTMRTSGLKKIDKIKNNLMEMADLLHTPAEEIDEPDLDERELKILQAARILHTSGKASRKRKHILFAESAEEAARLSAKGKGKETIQDPAEELSHETLEEVDLGWKSTEAKKKSRRKSADSATGNQSESSLLTETVQRDVEKRRKLLKELSARLDRDRQLRYAEREFEMQRQLMGKGARKKIQGVEKVEGDEEEEENEDEIDARKGRRRQPASRQIDEETYRPRVYKWRLERKR; this comes from the exons ATGACTTCCTCCCTCAGAAACTCAATCCACAGGCGCAACCACAAGGAGCGCTCACAGCTCGCCCACAGGGCAAAGCTTGGTCTCCTCGAGAAACATGCCGACTATGTCAAGCGTGCTCGCGACTACCACTCCAAGCAGGTCCGTCTTCTCCGTCTCAGGCAGAAGGCCGCAGAGCGCAACAAGGATGAGTTCTACTTTTCCATGCTCAAGGAGAAGACAAAG GGCGGCGTACACCACAAGGACAGAGGAAACGTAGCACTTCCTACCGATATCGTCAAAGTCCTCAAGTCCCAGGACGAGAATTACGTTCGCACCATGCGCACATCAGGCCTCAAA AAAATagacaaaatcaaaaataaTCTCATGGAGATGGCGGATTTGCTCCATACCCCCGCCGAAGAGATAGACGAGCCAGACCTGGATGAGCGCGAGTTGAAGATCCTGCAAGCCGCTCGCATTCTCCACACCTCAGGCAAGGCTTCTCGGAAACGAAAGCATATTTTGTTCGCAGAGTCTGCCGAAGAAG CTGCCCGTTTGTCTGCAAAGGGCAAAGGCAAGGAGACTATCCAGGATCCAGCCGAAGAATTGTCACATGAGACGCTAGAAGAGGTCGACTTGGGATGGAAATCAACAGAAGCCAAGAAAAAGTCAAGGCGAAAATCTGCGGATAGTGCAACGGGCAATCAATCAGAATCCAGCCTCTTGACCGAAACTGTGCAACGAGATGTGGAAAAGCGCCGCAAACTGCTCAAAGAACTTTCCGCCAGACTGGATCGCGATCGACAGTTGCGGTATGCAGAACGTGAATTCGAGATGCAGCGACAACTGATGGGAAAGGGTGCCCGAAAGAAGATACAGGGTGTTGAAAAGGTCGAAggagacgaagaggaagaggaaaatgaAGACGAAATCGACGCACGAAAAGGCAGGAGAAGGCAGCCTGCATCGAGACAAATAGATGAAGAAACTTACCGACCCCGAGTTTACAAATGGCGTTTAGAACGTAAACGTTGA
- a CDS encoding Cytosolic Fe-S cluster assembly factor CFD1: MALQETAVTRRLQNVKHIILVLAGKGGVGKSSVSTQLALNLAASSPNVKVGILDVDLTGPSIPRMFGIDDQGVHQSSDGWVPVYADGPSARVACMSVGFLLKNKGDSVVWRGPKKNGMIRQFLSDVRWGELDYLVIDTPPGTSDEHLSLMEHMAGVHSRLSAVIVTTPQAVALMDAMKCLSFTRAVNLPVLGLIENMSGYACPCCGEVSNVFSTGGGSEMARKEGLRFLGTLPVDTELVSVLDGGVGEDGGGVFRLLERYEKTATGKLFKDIVKGVVESLG, translated from the exons ATGGCACTACAAGAGACAGCGGTGACGCGGCGCCTGCAAAATGTCAAACATATCATACTAGTCCTAGCTGGTAAAGGGGGGGTCGGAAAGTCATCGGTGTCGACACAGCTAGCGCTCAACTTGGCGGCATCCTCACCGAATGTCAAAGTGGGTATTCTGGATGTCGATCTTACAGGACCGTCGATCCCGCGTATGTTTGGAATCGACGATCAGGGTGTTCACCAAAGCAGCGACGGCTGGGTGCCGGTATATGCGGACGGGCCGAGTGCTCGAGTGGCTTGCATGAGCGTAGGCTTCCTGCTGAAGAACAAGGGCGACTCTGTAGTATGGAGGGGACCCAAAAAGAACGGAATGATACGACAATTCCTCAGCGATGTGAGATGGGGCGAGCTTGATTACCTTGTTATCGATACACCCCCTG GGACATCGGACGAACATCTTTCTCTAATGGAACACATGGCGGGGGTACATTCTCGACTGTCAGCTGTCATTGTAACGACACCGCAAGCCGTGGCCCTCATGGACGCGATGAAGTGCCTCTCGTTCACGCGTGCCGTAAATCTGCCTGTCCTTGGGCTTATCGAGAACATGAGTGGATATGCGTGCCCATGTTGCGGGGAAGTCAGCAACGTTTTCTCAACAGGAGGCGGGTCAGAAATGGCGCGGAAAGAAGGACTGCGATTCCTTGGAACGCTGCCTGTGGACACGGAACTTGTGTCTGTGCTAGACGGGGGCGTTGGTGAGGACGGTGGGGGTGTATTCCGGCTGCTTGAACGATATGAAAAGACAGCGACGGGGAAACTGTTCAAAGATATTGTGAAGGGTGTGGTAGAATCGCTGGGCTAA
- a CDS encoding Serine--tRNA ligase, chloroplastic/mitochondrial, with protein MLSTHFVKTTRALPVHRQRVSRCTYSTKPPTSELPQPRLDYRSISENVTSKSLNALNRKAAIPNDAVSSVARAYSELKRISSELNSKRNARSAVGERVRRSSDSAEKEAALNEAANLKKEVKDLEAALETVEQECLLSALSLPNDTHPSVPLGPESAATVLSTHGPPVLPSNPKRDHVTVCDHFGLLDLKSASVVSGTSWYYLRHEAALLELALTNYAMSIAVQHGFTPMMTPDVVRSDIAVRCGFQPRDDSNPPVSHMYHISPTNPSSPELVLAGTSEIPLAGTFANKVYSSLSLPLKIVGLGHAFRSEAGARSADTRGLYRVHQFTKVELFSVTTDDASENMMEEMLSIQKQILQGLNLSFKVLDMPTEELGASAYRKYDIEAWMPGRGSWGEVSSLSNCTDYQSRRLHIRYRPQGGVTDTPLPRLPFAHTLNGTAAAIPRLIVALIENGVQFNDKEEITGIRLPHALRPFWIKSGVRDIIRWDDTD; from the exons ATGCTGTCAACGCATTTCGTGAAGACCACTCGGGCATTACCTGTTCATC GCCAGCGAGTCTCTAGATGCACTTATTCTACAAAACCTCCGACCAGTGAGCTTCCTCAACCTCGCCTGGATTATCGCAGCATTTCCGAAAACGTGACTTCCAAATCACTGAATGCTTTGAACCGGAAAGCTGCTATTCCCAATGATGCCGTATCTTCTGTCGCAAGGGCCTACAGTGAACTGAAGCGGATATCGAGTGAGCTGAACAGTAAACGGAACGCACGTTCGGCTGTAGGAGAACGAGTGAGGCGCAGCTCCGATAGTGCTGAGAAGGAGGCTGCGTTGAATGAGGCCGCAAATCTCAAGAAAGAGGTGAAGGACCTGGAGGCGGCGCTCGAGACGGTAGAGCAAGAATGTCTACTCTCCGCCCTTTCACTTCCAAACGACACACATCCCAGTGTTCCTCTGGGCCCAGAATCTGCCGCGACCGTCCTTTCGACTCATGGGCCCCCTGTCTTGCCCTCCAATCCGAAAAGGGATCATGTAACTGTCTGTGACCATTTTGGGCTCCTTGATCTTAAGAGTGCCTCAGTGGTTTCAGGAACTTCGTGGTACTATCTTCGTCATGAAGCTGCCCTTCTGGAGCTTGCCCTGACAAATTATGCTATGAGCATTGCTGTGCAACATGGTTTTACCCCTATGATGACTCCGGATGTTGTCCGTTCTGATATCGCCGTTAGATGCGGATTTCAGCCAAGAGATGACTCCAACCCTCCAGTATCTCACATGTACCACATATCACCCACCAATCCCTCGTCTCCGGAACTTGTTTTAGCTGGAACTTCCGAAATTCCGTTGGCAGGCACATTTGCCAACAAAGTCTACTCTTCACTGAGTCTACCTCTTAAAATTGTAGGCCTTGGCCACGCCTTCCGTTCAGAGGCCGGTGCTCGATCGGCTGACACTCGTGGCTTATATCGCGTACATCAATTTACTAAAGTTGAACTGTTCTCCGTCACAACAGATGATGCCAGTGAAAACATGATGGAAGAGATGTTGTCCATACAAAAGCAAATACTCCAAGGGCTCAATTTATCTTTCAA GGTTCTTGACATGCCTACAGAAGAATTAGGTGCTAGCGCATATCGGAAATATGATATTGAAGCGTGGATGCCTGGACGCGGTTCATGGGGAGAAGTATCATCATTGTCAAATTGCACCGATTATCAATCTCGCCGACTACACATTCGCTATCGCCCTCAAGGAGGCGTTACTGACACGCCATTACCGCGCCTTCCTTTTGCGCATACATTAAATGGCACTGCGGCGGCGATACCCCGATTAATTGTTGCTCTCATTGAAAACGGCGTGCAATTCAACGACAAAGAAGAGATTACAGGAATACGACTTCCTCACGCGCTTAGGCCGTTCTGGATCAAGAGTGGGGTGAGAGATATCATACGATGGGACGACACTGATTAA
- a CDS encoding Protein lsb5, which produces MSALSFARHAFGREKPHSSITDWVEILTSANIAEEAYDGIPELVDSIKLQASGPAEASRALRKKLKHGNAHQQYRALVILKALVENCGQKFQSTFADGQMTDTIRNLLNDPSTDRRVKKKLSLVLASWQEQYKDDPSMSAVTNLSKPRRDEYVNHQELANLMGYNLAVEEKKWAEEREAKKKKKREKEERARLEAEKRNKKKREPFEFEKHKAVVLASIVDASQASNNLVNAITLVNLDTDSLETNERVQECLQKAKQARKAVLVENEEVIGTLIETNDRLMSAIETYESLTGFTDSKADGTGTITSTLAATTISSPSSNTTPNFDSTAKGKQRIEEHPVHIHPDLEDLSFGALGEASSKLPAPMRPSTLSDDEQEIPDHRGSLSEYSDYESSDEETHKRNPGPSTRRAYVTVSDNEDTPPTKGQARELDPFADPFADT; this is translated from the exons ATGTCGGCCCTGAGCTTTGCAAGACATGCCTTTGGCAGAGAGAAGCCACAT TCTTCTATCACAGATTGGGTGGAAATCCTAACATCGGCTAACATCGCGGAAGAGGCCTACGATGG AATACCCGAACTAGTTGATTCGATTAAGCTCCAAGCTTCAGG GCCTGCTGAAGCATCGCGAGCGCTGAGGAAGAAGCTCAAGCATGGCAATGCTCATCAGCAGTATCGTGCGTTGGTT ATCCTGAAAGCTCTCGTCGAGAATTGCGGCCAGAAATTCCAAA GTACCTTTGCCGATGGACAGATGACAGATACCATAAGAAATCTCTTGAACGACCCGAGTACGGACAGGCgagtgaagaagaaacttTCTCTGGTTCTTGCATCTTGGCAAGAGCAATATAAAGATGACCCTTCCATGTCTGCTGTCACAAATCTGTCTAAGCCCCGGCGAGATGAGTACGTGAACCACCAGGAGCTAGCAAACTTGATGGGGTATAATCTAGCGGTTGAAGAGAAAAAGTGGGCCGAGGAAAGGGAggcgaagaaaaagaaaaagagggaaaaagaggaaagggCCAGACTCGAAgccgaaaaaagaaataaaaagaagAGGGAACCATTCGAGTTTGAGAAA CACAAGGCGGTCGTACTCGCCAGTATTGTGGATGCGTCTCAAGCCTCGAACAATTTAGTAAATGCGATAACT CTGGTTAACCTGGATACCGACAGTTTGGAAACGAATGAACGCGTTCAGGAGTGCCTCCAAAAGGCAAAACAGGCTCGCAAAGCTGTG TTGGTCGAAAACGAAGAAGTCATTGGGACATTAATTGAAACAAACGACCGGTTAATGTCTGCGATTGAAACATACGAATCATTAACAGGATTCACGGACTCCAAGGCTGACGGTACAGGAACCATTACATCAACATTAGCTGCAACCACAATCAGCTCACCGTCAAGCAATACCACTCCCAATTTTGATAGTACCGCCAAAGGGAAACAGCGCATCGAGGAACACCCTGTACATATCCACCCCGATTTAGAGGACCTGAGCTTTGGAGCTCTGGGTGAGGCTTCATCTAAACTTCCGGCACCTATGCGACCTTCTACACTCTCGGACGACGAACAGGAAATACCTGACCATCGGGGATCCTTGTCAGAGTATAGTGATTATGAATCTTCCGACGAGGAGACCCATAAACGAAACCCTGGCCCATCCACTAGACGGGCGTACGTTACGGTATCAGATAACGAAGATACTCCCCCAACAAAGGGCCAAGCCCGAGAACTTGATCCGTTCGCGGATCCTTTCGCGGATACATAA
- a CDS encoding replication factor C subunit 4: protein MNKAADVPYELPWVEKYRPLLLDDIVGNQDTIERLKIIARDGNCPHIIISGLPGIGKTTSIHCLAHQLLGDAYKEGVLELNASDERGIDVVRSKIKAFAQKKVTLPPGRHKIVILDEADSMTPGAQQALRRTMEIFSNTTRFCLACNMSNKIIEPIQSRCAILRYAKLKDQEILKRLLEICEMEKVEYNDDGLTALIFTSEGDMRQAINNLQSTHSGFGFVSGDNVFKVCDQPHPVIIQATIRACLKGDVDTAVDRLNELWTQGYSAVDIVVTIFRVVKTFDEMPEYTKLEYIKEIGFTHMRILEGVGTLVQLAGLAARLCKVHLKPELFAV, encoded by the exons ATGAACAAGGCGGCAGATGTACCTTACGAGCTTCCTTG GGTCGAAAAATACCGGCCTCTGCTACTTGACGATATTGTAGGCAACCAGGACACGATTGAACGGTTGAAAATCATTGCCCGGGATGGAAATTGTCCCCATATCATCATCTCA GGTCTTCCAGGTATTGGGAAAACGACAAGTATTCACTGTCTAGCCCACCAGCTTCTCGGTGACGCGTATAAAGAGGGAGTGCTGGAATTGAACGCGTCTGACGAACG TGGCATCGATGTGGTCCGGAGCAAAATCAAGGCATTTGCCCAAAAGAAAGTGACGCTCCCGCCAGGTCGGCATAAAATTGTCATTTTGGACGAGGCGGACAGCATGACACCGGGTGCTCAACAAGCGCTACGTCGTACGATGGAAATATTCTCCAATACCACCCGCTTCTGTCTTGCATGCAACATGAGCAACAAAATCATCGAGCCTATACAAAGTCGATGTGCCATCCTGAGATATGCCAAACTGAAAGACCAAGAAATATTGAAACGCTTGCTGGAGATTTGCGAAATGGAGAAA GTCGAATACAACGATGACGGCCTGACTGCTTTGATTTTCACGTCAGAAGGTGATATGCGGCAAGCGATCAACAACCTGCAATCGACGCATTCTGGCTTTGGCTTCGTCTCTGGAGACAACGTGTTTAAAGTCTGCGATCAGCCGCATCCCGTTATCATACAGGCCACCATTCGGGCTTGCCTGAAAGGCGACGTTGACACCGCTGTGGATAGGTTGAATGAGCTATGGACACAAGGATATAGTGCTGTGGACATTGTTGTCACCATTTTCCGGGTTGTGAAGACATTTGATGA AATGCCCGAATACACCAAGCTTGAGTACATCAAG GAAATCGGCTTTACACACATGAGAATTCTGGAGGGTGTGGGGACACTTGTCCAGCTTGCAGGACTCGCTGCTCGGCTGTGTAAAGTG CACCTAAAACCCGAGCTCTTTGCCGTTTGA
- a CDS encoding DNA-directed RNA polymerases I, II, and III subunit RPABC2: MSDDGYDGGRAGDDYDYEAGPGYNDGAFDEGYDLLANEQDGENAEVGEDGMPLGEDAAHGGAHGADGDQEMANGDDTNGGAGISGERQPNKIRITTPYLTKYERARILGTRALQISMNAPVLVPLDGETDALQIAIKELSQRKIPLIIRRYLPDGSFEDWSVSELITD; the protein is encoded by the exons ATGTCTGATGATGGTTACGATGGAGGACGTGCCGGTGATGACTATGACTACGAAGCAGGGCCAGG GTATAACGATGGAGCCTTT GATGAAGGCTATGACCTTCTCGCGAATGAGCAAGACGGTGAAAATGCGGAGGTAGGCGAAGATGGTATGCCTTTGGGCGAAGATGCAGCCCATGGCGGTGCCCATGGGGCCGACGGTGACCAAGAAATGGCCAATGGAGATGACACAAATGGTGGTGCTGGAATCTCTGGAGAGCGTCAACCCAACAAAATTCGTATAACGACGCCATATCTAACAAAATACGAACGAGCACGGATATTAGGCACAAGAGCGCTGCAAATCAG TATGAACGCTCCTGTTCTTGTCCCACTAGATGGCGAAACAGATGCTCTGCAAATTGCCATTAAAGAACTTTCCCAACGCAAAATCCCACTCATTATCCGACGATACCTTCCTGATGGCAGCTTTGAGGATTGGAGTGTTTCTGAACTTATTACTGATTAG
- a CDS encoding Pathogenicity cluster 5 protein d — protein MFSRSILLALLTFALAVQADPNFNKFGNNNKFGNNNKSGNNNNNNKFGNNGNKFNQGKNPFQTTPAAVAKCTTTNTVQRTVTVTARGAVATNVGNGNGNNGNNNNGGGNNNGGGNNNGGGNNNGGGNNNGGGNNNGGGNNNGGGNNNGGNNNGNNNGGGNPQTSLSLDPKVIATGFSNNGQDVPTLGQVASLTSSNNFINFCLTVPNLPITNGKQITTGSCNPAPIGVIPSIDNMPSSKFVFPQNFGTIKAGTTFDIEMAIQKMQTGFFVNAQANYFAAPQTLNNQGQIQGHSHVVVEQLTSLTQTTPTDPRKFAFFKGLNAAAVNGKLTATVTGGLTPGFYKLSSINSSSNHQPVIVPVAQHGSLDDAIYFTVTADGKPLNGGNGGNNFAGGAPAASPTTSVKAAKTTSSAKASSTSKNSNKGRRMSKRALNRLS, from the exons ATGTTCTCCAGATCAATTCTTCTTGCCCTCTTAACCTTTGCCCTCGCCGTCCAGGCTGACCCCAATTTCAACAAGTTTGGTAACAACAACAAGTTTGGTAACAACAACAAGTCtggcaacaacaacaacaacaacaagttCGGCAACAATGGCAACAAGTTCAATCAAGGAAAGAATCCTTTCCAGACCACACCCGCCGCCGTGGCTAAGTGCACT ACCACCAACACTGTCCAGCGGACTGTCACTGTGACAGCTCGGGGCGCTGTAGCTACCAATGtcgggaatgggaatggcAATAACGGTAATAACAACAACGGCGGCGGCAACAACAACGGCGGCGGCAACAACAACGGCGGCGGCAACAACAATGGTGGCGGTAACAACAATGGTGGCGGTAACAACAACGGGGGCGGCAACAACAATGGTGGAGGTAACAACAACGGCGGCAACAACAATGGCAATAACAACGGTGGTGGAAATCCTCAGACGTCGTTGT CACTTGATCCTAAGGTGATCGCGACCGGGTTCTCGAATAACGGCCAAGACGTCCCAACACTAGGACAGGTCGCGTCCTTGACCTCCTCGAACAATTTCATCAACTTCTGCTTGACCGTTCCCAACCTTCCTATCACCAATGGCAAGCAGATTACAACAGGTTCTTGCAATCCTGCTCCAATCGGCGTCATTCCTTCCATCGATAACATGCCCTCTTCCAAGTTCGTCTTCCCCCAGAACTTTGGCACCATCAAAGCCGGTACTACGTTCGATATTGAGATGGCCATTCAGAAAATGCAGACCGGCTTTTTCGTTAATGCTCAGGCGAACTACTTTGCTGCCCCGCAGACTCTTAACAATCAAGGACAGATCCAAGGCCATTCGCATGTTGTGGTTGAGCAACTCACCTCGCTCACACAAACTACTCCCACGGATCCCCGCAAGTTCGCGTTCTTCAAGGGTCTCAACGCTGCTGCTGTCAATGGAAAGCTGACCGCAACTGTCACTGGTGGACTGACTCCTGGATTCTACAAACTCTCGTCAATCAATTCCTCGTCTAACCACCAACCTGTGATCGTCCCTGTTGCCCAACACGGATCTCTGGATGACGCGATTTAT TTCACGGTCACTGCCGATGGGAAACCATTGAATGGTGGAAATGGTGGAAATAACTTTGCAGGAGGTGCTCCAGCTGCTTCTCCTACAACGTCAGTGAAAGCAGCTAAGACTACGTCTTCTGCGAAAGCCAGTTCTACCTCAAAGAACAGCAATAAAGGCCGACGAATGAGTAAAAGGGCTCTCAACCGTCTATCATAG